In Kitasatospora sp. NA04385, a single genomic region encodes these proteins:
- a CDS encoding alpha/beta hydrolase — protein MDIQTLQDARPDALFAAADAYTRLSAAFADHRSTWANGVEGRVDGSGWTGSAADSAGTSLRATTTKLDAASQELHMIAPILREGAEAFLLAQNKLDTLLKDAAAEGYRVGQDGSVSWGASDPSGRSDPGQGTTIDQMVRDQFRETAAAAYSARIAQALDEAEQADRSVSDRLRTFTDNARTGTGLSPGQVVLDRMAGIYSEDLVEKSIPAKGTSPDAVNAWWQGLPPEEQQRLVRNHPHEIGNLDGIPSPARDQANRINLDRTIAGLESRTDLSPDEQEQLDGFRKIKERLADEDRLHHDAPEQNPRPYLLAVDTVGQGRAAISFGNPDTATDVVSYVPGLGTKIGGIGGGDGDRAKDLWSASHTADPSKDVASITWIGYDAPQLKGVATESLTVAGTERAAQGGEAYQGFLQGLRATHEGEPAHMTALGHSYGSFTVGQAAQRPGGIPVDDIILVGSPGTGAQRADQLGIDPQHVWVGAAENDPVTHLPSENETTGMGAGAVAGIGGGPAGMVVGAGLGWVGGHYTDEHELWFGQDPASKEFGGNRFAVDPGPAMSFDSHSDYWNYRGEGDTRTPTVSLNNMAEIVTGHGDQTVRQDYR, from the coding sequence ATGGACATCCAGACCCTCCAGGACGCCCGCCCCGACGCCCTGTTCGCGGCGGCGGACGCCTACACCCGGCTCTCGGCGGCCTTCGCCGACCACCGCAGCACCTGGGCCAACGGGGTCGAAGGCCGGGTCGACGGCTCCGGCTGGACCGGCAGCGCCGCCGACAGCGCCGGGACGTCCCTGCGGGCCACCACCACCAAGCTGGACGCGGCCTCCCAGGAACTGCACATGATCGCCCCGATCCTGCGCGAAGGGGCCGAAGCCTTCCTGCTCGCCCAGAACAAGCTCGACACCCTCCTGAAGGACGCGGCCGCCGAGGGCTACCGGGTGGGCCAGGACGGCTCGGTCTCCTGGGGCGCGTCCGACCCGTCCGGCCGGTCCGACCCAGGGCAGGGCACCACCATCGACCAGATGGTCCGGGACCAGTTCCGCGAGACCGCCGCGGCCGCCTACAGCGCCCGGATCGCCCAGGCCCTGGACGAGGCCGAACAGGCCGACCGGTCCGTCTCCGACCGGCTGCGCACCTTCACCGACAACGCCCGCACCGGCACCGGCCTCAGCCCGGGCCAGGTGGTGCTCGACCGGATGGCGGGCATCTACAGCGAGGACCTGGTCGAGAAGTCCATCCCCGCCAAGGGCACCTCCCCGGACGCGGTCAACGCCTGGTGGCAGGGGCTCCCCCCGGAGGAGCAGCAGCGGCTGGTCCGCAACCACCCCCACGAGATCGGCAACCTCGACGGCATCCCGTCCCCCGCCCGCGACCAGGCCAACCGGATCAACCTCGACCGGACGATCGCCGGCCTGGAGAGCCGCACCGACCTCAGCCCGGACGAGCAGGAGCAGCTGGACGGCTTCCGGAAGATCAAGGAGCGGCTGGCCGACGAGGACCGGCTGCACCACGACGCACCGGAGCAGAACCCCCGGCCCTACCTGCTCGCCGTCGACACGGTCGGCCAGGGCCGGGCCGCGATCTCCTTCGGCAACCCGGACACCGCCACCGACGTCGTCTCCTACGTGCCCGGCCTCGGCACCAAGATCGGCGGCATCGGCGGGGGCGACGGCGACCGCGCCAAGGACCTGTGGTCCGCCTCGCACACCGCCGACCCGAGCAAGGACGTCGCCTCGATCACCTGGATCGGCTACGACGCCCCGCAGTTGAAGGGCGTCGCCACCGAGAGCCTCACCGTCGCGGGCACCGAACGGGCCGCGCAGGGCGGCGAGGCGTACCAGGGCTTCCTGCAGGGCCTGCGGGCCACCCACGAGGGCGAGCCCGCGCACATGACCGCCCTCGGGCACTCGTACGGCTCGTTCACCGTCGGCCAGGCCGCGCAGCGCCCGGGCGGCATCCCCGTCGACGACATCATCCTGGTGGGCAGCCCCGGCACCGGCGCCCAGCGCGCCGACCAGCTCGGCATCGACCCCCAGCACGTCTGGGTCGGCGCGGCGGAGAACGACCCGGTCACCCACCTGCCGAGCGAGAACGAGACCACCGGCATGGGCGCCGGAGCGGTCGCCGGCATCGGCGGCGGACCGGCCGGCATGGTCGTCGGCGCCGGCCTGGGCTGGGTCGGCGGACACTACACGGACGAGCACGAGCTCTGGTTCGGCCAGGACCCGGCGAGCAAGGAGTTCGGCGGCAACCGCTTCGCCGTCGACCCCGGCCCAGCCATGAGCTTCGACTCGCACTCCGACTACTGGAACTACCGCGGCGAGGGCGACACCCGGACCCCCACCGTCTCCCTGAACAACATGGCGGAGATCGTCACCGGCCACGGCGACCAGACCGTCCGACAGGACTACCGCTGA
- a CDS encoding NAD(P)/FAD-dependent oxidoreductase, which translates to MIIGGGCAGLSAALRLQQLLRAQLKDRRIELTIVEPQPYLTFQPLLAEVAAGSIDPRHVVVPLRTALPDCRVLTARVTRIDHATRTAWVDAAPRGELRLPTEVPYDVLVMAPGSVSRTSPVPGLAEHGMGFATVGEAVALRNHVLEQLDLASSTRDPELRHAALTFVFVGAGYAGVGALAELEDMARTATKGYHNLDPDDLRWVLVEAKDRILGEETPELAAHTLAELRERTIDVRLSTTLESATDRLMLLSDGSRFAARTLVWTAGIRPAPVLSLTDLPLDGTGRITCLPTLRIAAPDGTPLPDAWAAGDCAAVPDHTGEPCAPNAQHALAQARLLAENLAAELAGRPLTAYRPEHPACSTSLGLRRAVAHTKRGTRLTGRRAWWLHRARQLRRLPTRERRIRVLTDWLFGGLFQREIVSLGTIEHPRAEFESGFTTGPGT; encoded by the coding sequence CTGATCATCGGCGGCGGCTGCGCCGGACTGAGCGCCGCGCTGCGCCTCCAGCAGTTGCTGCGCGCCCAGTTGAAGGACCGTCGGATCGAACTGACGATCGTCGAACCGCAGCCCTACCTGACCTTCCAGCCGCTGCTGGCCGAGGTCGCCGCGGGCTCCATCGACCCGCGCCACGTGGTGGTCCCGCTGCGCACCGCGCTCCCCGACTGCCGGGTGCTCACCGCCCGGGTCACCCGGATCGACCACGCCACCCGCACCGCCTGGGTGGACGCCGCCCCGCGCGGCGAGCTCCGGCTGCCCACCGAAGTCCCGTACGACGTCCTGGTGATGGCCCCCGGCTCGGTCTCCCGCACCTCCCCGGTGCCCGGCCTCGCCGAGCACGGCATGGGGTTCGCCACCGTCGGCGAGGCGGTCGCCCTGCGCAACCACGTGCTGGAACAGCTCGACCTGGCCTCCTCCACCCGTGACCCCGAACTCCGGCACGCCGCACTGACGTTCGTCTTCGTCGGGGCCGGCTACGCGGGCGTCGGCGCGCTCGCCGAACTGGAGGACATGGCCCGCACCGCCACCAAGGGCTACCACAACCTCGACCCCGACGACCTGCGCTGGGTCCTGGTCGAGGCCAAGGACCGCATCCTCGGCGAGGAGACCCCCGAACTCGCCGCCCACACCCTCGCCGAACTGCGCGAGCGCACCATCGACGTCCGGCTCTCCACCACCCTGGAGTCCGCCACCGACCGGCTGATGCTGCTCTCCGACGGCAGCCGCTTCGCCGCCCGCACCCTGGTCTGGACGGCCGGCATCCGCCCCGCCCCCGTGCTCTCGCTCACCGACCTCCCGCTCGACGGCACCGGCCGGATCACCTGCCTGCCCACCCTGCGGATCGCCGCCCCCGACGGCACCCCCCTGCCCGACGCCTGGGCCGCCGGGGACTGCGCCGCCGTCCCCGACCACACCGGCGAACCCTGCGCCCCCAACGCCCAGCACGCCCTCGCCCAGGCCAGGCTGCTCGCCGAGAACCTCGCCGCCGAACTGGCCGGCCGCCCGCTCACCGCCTACCGGCCCGAGCACCCCGCCTGCTCCACCTCGCTCGGCCTGCGCCGCGCCGTCGCCCACACCAAGCGCGGCACCCGGCTCACCGGCCGTCGCGCCTGGTGGCTGCACCGGGCCCGCCAACTGCGCCGCCTGCCGACCCGGGAGCGCCGGATCCGGGTGCTGACGGACTGGCTGTTCGGCGGCCTCTTCCAGCGCGAGATCGTCTCGCTGGGCACCATCGAGCACCCCCGGGCCGAGTTCGAGTCCGGTTTCACCACCGGTCCCGGCACCTGA